The Amycolatopsis mongoliensis genome includes a window with the following:
- a CDS encoding MarR family winged helix-turn-helix transcriptional regulator, translating into MTAPESRLPGPERSPGFLLWRVTLAWQRAMRAALAPHDLTHVQFVLLTTTWWLTRSGEPPTQRQLAEQAGTDTMMTSQVVRKLADRGLLARADDPADARAKRLEVTSAGLELVAKALKDVEGADAEFFAAADDGFVDSLAKLSP; encoded by the coding sequence ATGACCGCCCCGGAGTCCCGCCTGCCCGGCCCCGAGCGCAGCCCCGGCTTCCTGCTGTGGCGCGTGACACTGGCCTGGCAGCGGGCGATGCGGGCCGCGCTGGCCCCGCACGACCTCACACACGTCCAGTTCGTGCTGCTGACGACGACGTGGTGGCTCACCCGCTCGGGCGAGCCACCGACCCAGCGGCAGCTGGCCGAGCAGGCCGGCACGGACACGATGATGACCAGCCAGGTCGTCCGCAAGCTGGCCGACCGCGGCCTGCTGGCCCGCGCCGACGACCCGGCCGATGCGCGCGCGAAGCGCCTGGAAGTCACCTCCGCCGGCCTGGAGCTGGTCGCGAAGGCCCTGAAGGACGTCGAAGGCGCCGACGCCGAGTTCTTCGCCGCCGCCGACGACGGCTTCGTCGATTCGCTGGCGAAGCTCAGCCCCTGA
- a CDS encoding SRPBCC family protein: protein MTLYEYEHSETSTAPAAAIWPLWADTGRWPEWDAGVRSVVLEGPFAVGTSGTMTMDGMPPIPFTLTEVTEGRSFTDETRLPDAHLRFEHVLTDVDGGTRITYRVTVDGPEGFGEQVTSDTPEAMRALAKLAEAATSGASPQAGGSATRNPRRAGSRV from the coding sequence ATGACACTTTACGAGTACGAGCACAGCGAGACCTCGACCGCTCCCGCCGCCGCGATCTGGCCGCTCTGGGCCGACACCGGCCGCTGGCCCGAGTGGGACGCGGGTGTCCGCTCGGTGGTCCTCGAAGGCCCCTTCGCCGTCGGGACCAGCGGAACCATGACGATGGACGGGATGCCGCCGATCCCGTTCACGCTGACCGAGGTCACCGAGGGCCGGAGCTTCACCGACGAGACCCGGCTGCCCGACGCCCACCTGCGGTTCGAGCACGTCTTGACCGACGTCGACGGCGGCACGCGGATCACCTACCGCGTCACCGTCGACGGGCCCGAGGGCTTCGGTGAGCAGGTCACGTCGGACACCCCGGAAGCGATGCGCGCACTGGCGAAGCTCGCTGAGGCTGCGACATCCGGGGCTTCGCCCCAGGCCGGGGGCTCCGCCACCCGGAACCCCAGAAGGGCAGGATCGCGGGTATGA
- a CDS encoding NAD(P)-dependent malic enzyme: protein MSDPTGAGAPVTDEEIFTGHEGGKLSVAATRPIASPRDLSIAYTPGVAKVSRAIAEDAAKAKRYTWADRLVVVVSDGTAVLGLGDIGASASLPVMEGKSVLFKTFGGLDSIPLVLDTTDVDEIVETLVRLRPSFGAVNLEDISAPRCFELEDKLKQALDCPVMHDDQHGTAIVTLAALRGANLVLDRAIADQRVVVSGAGAAGVACARILQEAGIGDVTVLDSRGIIHPDRAGLNPIKAHLASTTNKAGLKGGLAEALEGADVFLGLSGATIDETLLDRMAGGGIVFALSNPDPEVHPAVASRYASIVATGRSDFPNQINNVLAFPGVFRGALDSGARAITEGMKLAAAEAIVSVAMDDLGPDRIVPSPLDPRVAPEVAAAVAKAAEADGVTD, encoded by the coding sequence ATGAGCGACCCCACCGGCGCCGGAGCGCCGGTCACCGACGAAGAGATCTTCACCGGGCACGAGGGCGGCAAGCTCTCGGTGGCGGCCACCCGCCCGATCGCGAGCCCGCGTGACCTTTCGATCGCGTACACCCCGGGGGTGGCGAAGGTGAGCCGCGCGATCGCCGAGGACGCGGCCAAGGCCAAGCGGTACACGTGGGCGGACCGGCTCGTCGTCGTGGTGAGCGACGGGACGGCGGTGCTGGGCCTCGGCGACATCGGCGCGAGCGCGTCGCTGCCGGTCATGGAGGGCAAGTCGGTCCTGTTCAAGACCTTCGGCGGGCTCGACTCGATCCCGCTGGTGCTGGACACCACCGACGTCGACGAGATCGTCGAGACGCTGGTGCGGCTGCGGCCGTCCTTCGGGGCCGTCAACCTGGAGGACATCTCCGCGCCGCGGTGCTTCGAGCTGGAGGACAAGCTCAAGCAGGCGCTGGACTGCCCGGTCATGCACGACGACCAGCACGGCACGGCGATCGTCACGCTGGCCGCGCTGCGGGGCGCCAACCTGGTCCTCGACCGGGCGATCGCCGACCAGCGCGTGGTCGTCTCCGGCGCCGGCGCGGCGGGGGTCGCGTGCGCGCGGATCCTGCAGGAGGCCGGCATCGGCGACGTCACCGTCCTCGACTCGCGCGGCATCATCCACCCGGACCGGGCCGGCCTGAACCCGATCAAGGCGCACCTGGCTTCGACGACGAACAAGGCCGGCCTGAAGGGCGGGCTCGCGGAGGCGCTGGAAGGCGCGGACGTGTTCCTCGGCCTGTCCGGCGCGACGATCGACGAGACGCTGCTCGACCGGATGGCGGGCGGCGGCATCGTGTTCGCACTGTCCAACCCGGACCCGGAGGTGCACCCGGCCGTGGCTTCGCGCTACGCGTCGATCGTGGCCACCGGGCGCAGCGACTTCCCGAACCAGATCAACAACGTGCTGGCGTTCCCGGGCGTCTTCCGCGGTGCGCTGGACTCCGGCGCGCGGGCGATCACCGAGGGCATGAAGCTGGCGGCCGCCGAGGCGATCGTGTCGGTGGCGATGGACGACCTGGGTCCGGACCGCATCGTCCCGAGCCCGCTCGACCCGCGCGTCGCCCCCGAGGTCGCGGCCGCGGTGGCGAAGGCGGCGGAAGCCGACGGCGTCACGGACTGA
- a CDS encoding bis-aminopropyl spermidine synthase family protein, which translates to MNALDDVLAAHGVGVRPLYRVIDLLRTGDHDLGELVRLSTAPRRSVEDVLAALGDDLDRSGDRLRISPGVAASYLQYSAPRYADPLDEAVATHELLPKVAEWVAEVPPPLAALDHVQATPETVLRRALWLDARYDLASARLLFLGDHDLTSLAVHTVCPSASLTVVDLDERVLAYLDERGGREIATVHADLRIGLPPAVSGRFDLVFSDPPYTPEGMGLFAARGVQALREPSEGRLLFAYGYSPRHPALGAQVQRSLATLGLTFEAILPDFNRYFGAQAIGSSADLYVCQPTAKAKKIRGGKGKSAIYTHGPQSVEATGTKPALLEKLKEIAVAGGLSPESRPVDWSISGPEGDAVAMDLSADPGPWLLRTLLGTNARRLALLVPNAHPDLADERSQTALTALVRGKYTLRYLRSTPDNRHAVVVADAVDQQDEVLTRAHARLANVSLDVPEDLVDLRLVDVPRHRLTDLLG; encoded by the coding sequence GTGAACGCACTCGACGACGTCCTCGCCGCGCACGGCGTCGGCGTCCGCCCGCTGTACCGCGTCATCGACCTGCTGCGGACCGGTGACCACGACCTCGGCGAGCTGGTGCGGCTGAGCACGGCGCCACGGCGCAGCGTCGAGGACGTCCTGGCCGCCTTGGGCGACGACCTCGACCGCAGCGGCGACCGGCTGCGGATCTCCCCCGGTGTCGCGGCGTCGTACCTGCAGTACAGCGCGCCGCGCTACGCCGACCCGCTCGACGAAGCCGTCGCGACGCACGAGCTGCTGCCGAAGGTCGCCGAGTGGGTCGCGGAGGTGCCGCCACCGCTGGCCGCGCTCGACCACGTGCAGGCGACGCCGGAGACGGTGCTGCGCCGCGCGCTGTGGCTGGACGCGCGCTACGACCTCGCGTCGGCGCGGCTGCTGTTCCTCGGTGACCACGACCTGACGTCGCTGGCGGTGCACACGGTCTGCCCGTCGGCGTCGCTGACGGTCGTCGACCTCGACGAGCGCGTGCTGGCGTACCTCGACGAGCGCGGCGGGCGCGAGATCGCCACCGTCCACGCGGACCTGCGCATCGGCCTGCCGCCGGCCGTCAGCGGTAGGTTCGACCTGGTGTTCAGCGACCCGCCGTACACGCCCGAAGGCATGGGCCTGTTCGCGGCGCGCGGGGTGCAGGCGCTGCGGGAGCCGTCCGAGGGACGGCTGCTGTTCGCGTACGGCTACAGCCCGCGGCACCCGGCGCTGGGCGCGCAGGTGCAGCGGTCGCTGGCGACGCTCGGGCTGACGTTCGAGGCGATCCTGCCCGACTTCAACCGCTACTTCGGGGCGCAGGCGATCGGCAGCTCGGCGGACCTGTACGTCTGCCAGCCGACGGCGAAGGCCAAGAAAATCCGTGGTGGCAAGGGGAAGTCCGCGATCTACACGCACGGGCCGCAGTCGGTGGAGGCGACCGGGACGAAGCCGGCACTGCTGGAGAAGCTGAAGGAGATCGCCGTCGCGGGCGGGCTTTCGCCGGAGTCGCGGCCGGTGGACTGGTCGATCTCCGGGCCCGAGGGCGACGCGGTCGCGATGGACCTCTCGGCCGACCCCGGCCCGTGGCTGCTGCGCACCCTGCTGGGCACGAACGCCCGGCGTCTGGCGCTGCTGGTGCCGAACGCGCACCCGGACCTGGCGGACGAGCGGTCCCAGACGGCCCTGACGGCGCTGGTGCGCGGCAAGTACACCCTGCGGTACCTGCGGAGCACGCCGGACAACCGGCACGCGGTGGTGGTCGCGGACGCGGTGGACCAGCAGGACGAGGTCCTGACCCGCGCGCACGCCCGGCTGGCGAACGTCTCCCTGGACGTCCCCGAAGACCTGGTGGACCTGCGCCTGGTCGACGTCCCCCGCCACCGCCTCACCGACCTGCTGGGCTGA
- a CDS encoding ABC transporter ATP-binding protein, producing MTIEFRDVTKQYPDGTVAVDKLNLTVEDGTITVFVGPSGCGKTTSLRMINRMVEPTGGQVLLDGKDVAEGDPALLRRGIGYVIQHAGLFPHRTVLDNIATVPLLSGWDKAKARKRAAELLETIGLPVELGKRYPAQLSGGQQQRVGVARALAADSPVLLMDEPFSAVDPIVREDLQNELLRLQSQLGKTIVFVTHDIDEAVRLGDKVAVMRVGGVLAQYGTPADVLRHPVDDFVASFVGRDRGYRGLSFLSADGVEIKEIELVEIGAPVPAGDSWRLAVNAEKQPRGWLAPNSTVDGPLGADDLVAGGSLWVHGTPIRGALDAALSSPASLGVVVDDDHRVLGGVVARQVLDVIEATPQAS from the coding sequence GTGACGATCGAGTTCCGCGACGTGACCAAGCAGTATCCCGATGGGACGGTCGCCGTCGACAAGCTGAACCTGACGGTCGAGGACGGCACGATCACCGTGTTCGTCGGCCCGTCCGGCTGCGGCAAGACGACTTCGCTGCGGATGATCAACCGGATGGTCGAGCCCACCGGCGGCCAGGTGCTGCTGGACGGCAAGGACGTCGCCGAGGGTGACCCGGCGCTGCTGCGCCGCGGCATCGGCTACGTCATCCAGCACGCCGGCCTCTTTCCACACAGGACGGTCCTGGACAACATCGCCACCGTGCCCCTGCTGTCCGGCTGGGACAAGGCGAAGGCGCGCAAGCGGGCCGCCGAGCTGCTCGAGACCATCGGGCTGCCGGTCGAGCTCGGCAAGCGCTACCCCGCCCAGCTTTCCGGCGGCCAGCAGCAGCGCGTCGGCGTCGCCCGCGCGCTCGCCGCGGACTCGCCGGTGCTGCTGATGGACGAGCCGTTCTCCGCGGTCGACCCGATCGTGCGCGAGGACCTGCAGAACGAGCTGCTGCGGCTGCAGTCGCAGCTGGGCAAGACGATCGTGTTCGTCACCCACGACATCGACGAAGCCGTCCGGCTCGGCGACAAGGTCGCGGTGATGCGCGTCGGCGGCGTCCTCGCCCAGTACGGCACGCCCGCCGACGTGCTGCGCCACCCGGTGGACGACTTCGTCGCGTCGTTCGTCGGCCGCGACCGCGGCTACCGCGGTCTCTCGTTCCTCTCCGCGGACGGCGTCGAGATCAAGGAGATCGAGCTGGTCGAGATCGGCGCTCCGGTGCCGGCCGGCGACAGCTGGCGGCTGGCGGTCAACGCCGAGAAGCAGCCGCGGGGCTGGCTGGCGCCGAACTCCACAGTGGACGGACCGCTGGGTGCGGACGACCTCGTCGCGGGCGGCTCGCTGTGGGTCCACGGCACCCCGATCCGCGGCGCGCTCGACGCCGCGCTGTCCTCGCCCGCCAGCCTCGGCGTGGTCGTCGACGACGACCACCGCGTGCTCGGCGGGGTGGTCGCGAGACAGGTCCTGGACGTGATCGAGGCGACGCCCCAGGCGTCATGA
- a CDS encoding ABC transporter permease: protein MSFFDELGRYLSSGNTRVEILGDLGDHVYLALLPLVLGIVLAIAAGWFGHRRRSARQVLMVLANLLYTIPSLALFVVIPGLIGSKILDSVNVVVALTIYTTALLVRPVLDALDAVAPPVIAAATAVGYKPVRRFFAVELPLSVPVLAAGVRVASVSNISLVSVGALIGTGGLGVLFTDGFQREYFSPIVVGIVLTLLLALVVDLVLVGIRNLLTPWERAGRAGVAVA, encoded by the coding sequence ATGAGCTTTTTCGACGAGCTCGGGCGGTACCTGAGCAGCGGGAACACCCGCGTCGAAATCCTCGGCGACCTGGGCGACCACGTCTACCTGGCGCTGCTCCCGCTGGTCCTGGGCATCGTCCTGGCGATCGCCGCGGGCTGGTTCGGCCACCGCCGGCGGTCCGCCCGGCAGGTGCTGATGGTGCTGGCCAACCTGCTCTACACGATCCCGTCGCTGGCGCTGTTCGTCGTCATCCCCGGCCTGATCGGGTCGAAGATCCTCGACAGCGTCAACGTCGTCGTCGCTTTGACGATCTACACCACCGCGCTGCTGGTCCGCCCGGTGCTCGACGCGCTCGACGCGGTGGCGCCGCCGGTGATCGCCGCCGCGACCGCCGTCGGGTACAAGCCGGTGCGCCGGTTCTTCGCCGTCGAACTGCCGCTGTCCGTCCCGGTTCTCGCCGCCGGCGTGCGGGTGGCGTCGGTCAGCAACATCAGCCTGGTCAGCGTCGGCGCGCTGATCGGCACCGGCGGCCTCGGCGTGCTCTTCACCGACGGCTTCCAGCGCGAGTACTTCTCGCCGATCGTCGTCGGCATCGTGCTGACGCTGCTGCTCGCGCTGGTCGTCGACCTGGTCCTGGTGGGCATCCGGAACCTCCTGACCCCGTGGGAGCGGGCCGGGAGGGCGGGGGTGGCCGTCGCGTGA
- a CDS encoding ABC transporter permease: MITDLVHWFGDPAHWSGPGGIPQRLLEHLGYTASSLVIALVIAVPLGLFVGHTGRGGVALVSAGNVIRALPTLGLVTFLFLLFTESVTSTIIGLVVLAVPPILAGTYAGLQATDHGVVDAAQGIGMTGWQRLWKVEVPISLPLVLGGIRNAVLQLVATAAVAAYVGLGGLGRFLLDGLAILDYSEVIAGALLTTLLAIVLDVLFALLNRALVPRGVRLATAAATGKKVTA, encoded by the coding sequence GTGATCACCGACCTCGTCCACTGGTTCGGCGACCCGGCGCACTGGTCGGGCCCCGGCGGCATCCCGCAGCGGCTGCTGGAACACCTCGGCTACACCGCTTCGTCGCTGGTGATCGCGCTGGTCATCGCCGTCCCGTTAGGACTGTTCGTCGGCCACACCGGACGCGGCGGCGTCGCGCTGGTGAGCGCCGGCAACGTGATCCGCGCGCTGCCGACGCTGGGGCTCGTGACGTTCCTGTTCCTGCTCTTCACCGAGAGCGTCACCTCGACGATCATCGGGCTCGTCGTGCTGGCCGTGCCGCCGATCCTGGCCGGCACGTACGCCGGGTTGCAGGCGACCGACCACGGTGTCGTCGACGCCGCCCAGGGCATCGGGATGACCGGCTGGCAGCGGCTCTGGAAGGTCGAGGTGCCGATCTCGCTGCCGCTCGTGCTGGGTGGCATCCGCAACGCCGTGCTCCAGCTCGTCGCTACCGCCGCGGTGGCCGCGTACGTCGGACTCGGTGGCCTGGGCCGGTTCCTGCTCGACGGACTGGCCATTTTGGACTATTCCGAAGTGATCGCGGGCGCGCTGCTGACGACGTTGCTCGCGATCGTCCTCGACGTGCTTTTCGCGCTGCTGAACCGGGCCCTGGTGCCCCGGGGCGTCCGGCTCGCGACCGCGGCGGCGACCGGCAAGAAGGTGACGGCATGA
- a CDS encoding ABC transporter substrate-binding protein, with product MKRLGLLAAALVLVAGCGNPLAGGGEGGASGDIIIGASDVGESLLLAQIYAGALKNAGATNVTVRPPVGSREVVVKALQDKSLSVVPDYSGNLLRYFDKETAATTSQDVYAQLKQKVPAGFEVLDQAPAEDKDLLVVGAQLAATGVKTFSELGKRCGELVFGGPGQWSSRWKDKIKTLYGCEFKEIRTTDTGGPVTVAALKSGDVQVADLFSTSSTIAANGFVPLADDKNMFPAQNIVPLVARGTLSPSEVAALNRVSAALTTEQLTRLNVEFTEEKRNPLDIAEDFLARHNLKS from the coding sequence ATGAAGCGGCTCGGTCTTCTCGCCGCCGCCTTGGTCCTGGTGGCCGGCTGCGGCAACCCGCTGGCGGGCGGCGGCGAGGGCGGCGCGTCCGGCGACATCATCATCGGCGCGTCCGACGTCGGGGAAAGCCTTTTGCTGGCCCAGATCTACGCCGGGGCGCTGAAGAACGCGGGCGCGACGAACGTGACCGTGCGGCCGCCGGTCGGCAGCCGCGAGGTCGTCGTCAAGGCGCTGCAGGACAAGTCGCTGTCGGTGGTGCCGGACTACAGCGGGAACCTGTTGCGGTACTTCGACAAGGAGACGGCCGCGACGACGTCTCAGGACGTCTACGCGCAGCTCAAGCAGAAGGTCCCGGCCGGGTTCGAGGTCCTGGACCAGGCGCCGGCCGAGGACAAGGACCTCCTGGTCGTCGGGGCGCAGCTGGCGGCCACGGGCGTGAAGACGTTCTCCGAACTGGGGAAGCGCTGCGGCGAGCTGGTGTTCGGCGGGCCGGGCCAGTGGAGCAGCCGCTGGAAGGACAAGATCAAGACGCTGTACGGCTGCGAGTTCAAGGAGATCCGCACGACCGACACGGGCGGCCCGGTGACGGTGGCGGCGCTGAAGTCCGGTGACGTCCAGGTGGCGGACCTGTTCAGCACGTCGTCGACGATCGCGGCGAACGGGTTCGTGCCGCTGGCCGACGACAAGAACATGTTCCCGGCGCAGAACATCGTGCCGCTGGTGGCACGCGGGACCCTGTCGCCTTCCGAGGTGGCCGCGCTGAACCGCGTCTCGGCGGCCTTGACGACCGAGCAGCTGACGCGGCTGAACGTCGAGTTCACCGAGGAGAAGCGCAATCCCTTGGACATCGCCGAGGACTTCCTGGCGCGCCACAACCTGAAGTCCTAG
- a CDS encoding LysE family translocator, with translation MPVDPHLLLAFLLTTFVAMVTPGPDMLFILGCGMRGGPKAGLLATAGVATSEAIHVAVAAAGLAALFAAVPVAFTVVRVTGAAYLVYLGVQAIRNRKPLVERKTDRAYLSGLLTNLLNPKMVTFTIAFLPQFIDPARGHVALQFAVLGAVMIVFEFLVDGAVGVLAGRIGGWVRRKKNQRRIEVATGGIFIGLGVKLALD, from the coding sequence ATGCCGGTCGACCCGCACCTCCTCCTGGCCTTCCTCCTCACGACCTTCGTCGCGATGGTGACCCCCGGTCCGGACATGCTCTTCATCCTCGGCTGCGGCATGCGCGGGGGCCCGAAAGCCGGCCTGCTCGCCACCGCCGGGGTCGCCACCAGCGAAGCCATCCACGTCGCCGTCGCCGCGGCGGGGCTCGCCGCTCTCTTCGCCGCCGTTCCCGTCGCCTTCACCGTCGTCCGCGTGACCGGCGCCGCCTACCTCGTCTACCTCGGCGTCCAGGCCATCCGGAACCGCAAGCCGCTCGTCGAACGCAAAACCGACCGCGCCTACCTGAGCGGCCTGCTGACCAATCTGCTCAACCCGAAGATGGTCACCTTCACCATCGCCTTCCTCCCGCAGTTCATCGACCCGGCACGCGGGCACGTGGCCCTGCAGTTCGCGGTCCTCGGTGCCGTCATGATCGTCTTCGAGTTCCTCGTGGACGGCGCCGTCGGCGTGCTCGCCGGCCGGATCGGCGGGTGGGTGCGGCGGAAGAAGAACCAGCGCCGGATCGAGGTCGCCACCGGCGGCATCTTCATCGGCCTCGGCGTGAAGCTGGCCCTCGACTAG
- a CDS encoding LLM class flavin-dependent oxidoreductase — MYAPSSSVGVRINREQPPSRLVELARRAEAAGLDEVWLVEDCFWAAGIATVATALAATSTIKVGIGVLPAVARNPAIAAMELAALAELHPGRLIGGLGHGVASWMRQIGAYPASPLAALEETLVAVRRLLAGDRVSVTGRHVDLDEVELVFPPAVVPPVLAGVRRPKSLAVAGSSADGTILAEPSPPEFVRTALSGIAAGRSVDGAPPHHALVTYNWLALGDPSRARLTVAESLTPGARVQAEGLPFAAELLELVDSASTVDELAAGLDPSWLSRLAVCGELDECVAAVRALHEAGSGSVVLLPLPEEPPERGIEDAGRVAAALRG; from the coding sequence ATGTACGCACCGAGCTCGTCCGTCGGCGTCCGGATCAACCGCGAGCAGCCGCCGTCCCGGCTGGTCGAGCTGGCCCGCCGGGCGGAGGCCGCGGGTCTCGACGAGGTCTGGCTGGTCGAGGACTGTTTCTGGGCGGCGGGGATCGCGACGGTGGCGACGGCGCTGGCGGCGACGTCGACGATCAAGGTGGGCATCGGCGTCCTGCCGGCGGTCGCCCGCAACCCCGCGATCGCGGCGATGGAGCTGGCGGCTCTGGCGGAACTGCACCCGGGCCGGCTGATCGGCGGGCTGGGCCACGGGGTGGCGTCGTGGATGCGCCAGATCGGCGCGTACCCGGCTTCGCCGCTGGCGGCTTTGGAGGAGACGCTGGTGGCGGTCCGCCGCCTGCTGGCGGGAGACCGGGTCTCGGTGACGGGCCGGCACGTCGACCTGGACGAGGTGGAGCTGGTGTTCCCGCCGGCTGTCGTGCCCCCGGTGCTCGCGGGGGTCCGCCGCCCGAAGTCGCTGGCGGTGGCGGGTTCGTCCGCGGACGGGACGATCCTGGCGGAGCCGTCGCCACCGGAGTTCGTGCGGACGGCTCTGTCCGGGATCGCTGCTGGTCGTTCTGTCGACGGTGCGCCTCCTCACCACGCTTTGGTGACGTACAACTGGCTGGCGTTGGGCGATCCGTCGCGGGCGCGATTGACCGTCGCCGAGTCGTTGACTCCCGGTGCGCGCGTGCAGGCCGAGGGTTTGCCATTCGCCGCGGAGCTGCTGGAGCTGGTCGACTCTGCGTCCACTGTGGACGAGCTGGCGGCCGGGTTGGATCCTTCGTGGCTGTCGCGGCTCGCGGTGTGCGGGGAACTGGACGAGTGCGTGGCCGCGGTGCGTGCGCTCCACGAAGCCGGGAGCGGGTCGGTGGTGCTGCTGCCGCTGCCGGAGGAGCCACCGGAGCGGGGCATCGAGGACGCCGGCCGAGTCGCGGCGGCCCTGCGCGGCTGA
- a CDS encoding GNAT family N-acetyltransferase, translating to MLIRRETPADRSTVYAIHSEAFRREPGVTPIEAPLVDELRADGDLLEALSLVAVRGGEVVGHVCCSRARIGEDTTSAVGLGPLGVLPAHQASGVGSALVHAVLGAADALGYGLVVLLGNPAYYARFGFVTASTLSITAPDPAWSKNFQARTLTGYKPTQAGAFEYAPAFSRI from the coding sequence ATGCTGATCCGCCGCGAGACACCCGCCGACCGGAGCACCGTGTACGCGATCCACAGCGAGGCGTTCCGGCGCGAACCGGGCGTCACCCCGATCGAGGCGCCGCTGGTGGACGAGCTGCGCGCGGATGGCGACCTGCTCGAGGCGCTGTCGCTGGTGGCCGTGCGCGGCGGCGAAGTCGTCGGGCACGTGTGCTGCAGCCGGGCCCGGATCGGCGAGGACACGACTTCGGCGGTCGGGCTGGGGCCGCTCGGCGTGCTGCCCGCGCACCAGGCGAGCGGGGTCGGATCGGCGCTGGTGCACGCGGTGCTCGGCGCGGCGGACGCGCTCGGGTACGGCCTGGTCGTCCTGCTCGGCAACCCGGCGTACTACGCGCGGTTCGGCTTCGTCACGGCGTCGACGCTCTCGATCACGGCGCCGGATCCGGCCTGGAGCAAGAACTTCCAGGCCCGCACGCTCACCGGCTACAAACCCACGCAGGCGGGCGCGTTCGAGTACGCGCCGGCGTTCTCCCGGATCTGA